Proteins encoded within one genomic window of Candidatus Binataceae bacterium:
- a CDS encoding energy-coupling factor transporter transmembrane component T: protein MPIFLYIDRGTFIHRLHPTVKVFALFVMFWSVYWVDHPLALLPLGLLMLALAQITGSWPNFYRLRWLFILVVFFTTLAWMIFYRQGPPLINLPLFHLSRASLVFGFGRGLKLAELLATSVLFLSTTKVEEFTAGLARLGVPYRVGFAVTLAFRLVPLFIDAALTVVQAQNLRGYEFNRGGPLERVKRYVPVVIPVFMGALRKANAMAMALEARGFGMSQQPTSFIDYPVEMGDVAAAAALFALGALYFMIYYTGYGAIAPV from the coding sequence ATGCCGATCTTCCTGTATATCGACCGCGGCACCTTCATCCATCGGCTCCATCCGACGGTCAAGGTTTTCGCGCTGTTCGTGATGTTCTGGTCGGTGTACTGGGTCGACCATCCGCTGGCGCTGCTGCCGCTGGGGTTGCTGATGCTCGCGCTGGCGCAGATCACGGGATCGTGGCCCAACTTCTACAGGCTGCGCTGGCTCTTCATCCTGGTCGTTTTCTTCACCACGCTCGCGTGGATGATTTTCTACCGCCAGGGGCCGCCGCTGATTAACCTTCCGCTGTTCCATCTGAGCCGCGCCTCGCTGGTCTTCGGCTTCGGGCGCGGGCTTAAGCTGGCCGAGCTGCTCGCGACCTCGGTCCTGTTCCTGTCCACGACCAAGGTCGAAGAGTTCACCGCCGGACTGGCGCGGCTTGGCGTTCCTTATCGGGTGGGATTCGCGGTCACGCTCGCCTTTCGGCTGGTGCCGCTATTTATCGATGCGGCGCTGACCGTGGTGCAGGCGCAGAACCTGCGCGGGTACGAGTTCAACCGCGGCGGTCCGCTGGAGCGGGTCAAGCGCTACGTGCCGGTGGTGATTCCGGTCTTCATGGGCGCGCTGCGTAAGGCCAACGCGATGGCGATGGCGCTGGAGGCGCGCGGCTTCGGGATGAGCCAGCAGCCGACGAGCTTTATCGACTATCCGGTCGAGATGGGCGACGTCGCCGCGGCGGCAGCGCTGTTCGCGCTCGGCGCGCTGTACTTCATGATT